In the Chroococcidiopsis sp. SAG 2025 genome, one interval contains:
- a CDS encoding PAS domain S-box protein, whose amino-acid sequence MNDDRDREPKANILVVDDKPDNLRLLSAMLSQLGYEVRKVIDGKTALMTAQAAPPDLILLDIMMPNMNGYEVCQHLKASPTTRDIPVIFISALDEVIDKVKAFAVGGVDYITKPFSEEEVFARVENNLTLRRLQQQLTEQNARLQQEICDRQKAESALWLSQFYLDKSRDAICIINADARFVYVNEAACRILGYSRIQLLDMAVHDVNPNFPTTIWQSHWQEIRHKGSFTFESTSRTKDGRDISVEITANYLEFNGQEYNCAIVRDITARKQVEAALLGSEAKFRHLFESAPVGIFSIRLFDNSLLDANQHFGQILGYSTTDAIAQKSITDFLSDPTAQQQILAAKQAAGKVCQCQIQIRKQDGAIIWVLLALRIDAAEDCLVGAIAEIGDRH is encoded by the coding sequence ATGAATGACGATCGCGATCGGGAGCCTAAAGCGAATATTTTAGTAGTTGATGATAAGCCGGATAACTTACGACTTCTATCTGCGATGCTATCTCAGCTAGGGTATGAAGTCCGTAAAGTGATCGACGGAAAAACAGCCTTGATGACAGCGCAAGCTGCCCCGCCCGATCTAATTTTACTTGACATCATGATGCCAAACATGAATGGCTATGAGGTCTGCCAACACCTGAAAGCTTCACCAACAACCCGCGATATTCCGGTAATTTTTATCAGCGCCCTAGATGAGGTCATCGATAAAGTTAAAGCTTTTGCAGTCGGGGGAGTTGATTACATCACGAAACCCTTCAGTGAAGAGGAAGTTTTTGCCCGCGTAGAGAATAATCTGACGCTGCGGCGGTTACAACAGCAGCTGACAGAGCAAAATGCTCGCCTGCAACAAGAAATTTGCGATCGCCAAAAGGCAGAGTCAGCACTATGGCTGAGCCAGTTTTATTTAGATAAATCTAGAGATGCAATCTGTATCATTAATGCAGATGCACGGTTTGTCTATGTCAATGAAGCAGCCTGTCGCATCCTTGGATACTCCCGCATCCAACTGCTAGATATGGCTGTTCACGATGTCAATCCCAATTTCCCGACCACAATCTGGCAGTCACATTGGCAGGAAATTCGGCACAAAGGCTCCTTCACCTTTGAATCGACCTCACGGACTAAAGATGGTCGGGACATCAGCGTGGAAATAACTGCTAATTATTTAGAGTTTAACGGTCAAGAGTACAACTGTGCGATCGTTCGCGATATCACTGCTCGCAAACAGGTAGAAGCAGCGCTGCTTGGCAGCGAAGCGAAGTTTCGCCATTTGTTCGAGTCTGCGCCCGTAGGGATTTTCTCTATACGCCTTTTCGATAATTCGCTGCTGGATGCTAATCAGCACTTTGGGCAAATACTCGGTTACAGTACCACAGATGCGATCGCGCAAAAATCCATAACCGATTTTTTGAGCGATCCGACTGCCCAACAGCAGATCTTGGCAGCAAAACAGGCGGCGGGAAAAGTCTGCCAGTGCCAAATCCAAATCCGCAAACAAGACGGCGCGATAATTTGGGTGCTGTTAGCACTACGAATTGATGCCGCAGAGGATTGCTTGGTAGGCGCGATCGCTGAGATTGGCGATCGTCATTAA
- a CDS encoding oxidoreductase codes for MVEQIGVGLVGYGMAARVFHAPIIQSIPHLQLKKVVERHGNQSSQDYPGVEVVRDSTTLLHDEEITLVVITTPNISHFDLARQSLLANKHVVVEKPFTVNSNQAQQLIDLARQQNKFISVHHNRRWDGDFLTVKRLLDSQLLGRLVEYESHYDRFRNYVKPNAWREDEGNGSGVLFDLGSHLIDQAQVLFGLPQAIASDIRIQRDFGKADDNFELILDYDNLKVTLKASMLVKEQCSRFILHGTEGSFIKYGYDPQEEALKQGLTPAEPNWGEEPREKWGTLRTQISGLQVEGQIETLAGCYQAYYQNIADTIGDRAELSVKPEEARNTIRIIELAMQSNKEKCTVPFSL; via the coding sequence ATGGTTGAGCAAATTGGCGTAGGACTGGTTGGTTATGGCATGGCAGCTCGCGTGTTTCACGCGCCAATTATTCAGTCAATTCCCCATCTTCAACTGAAAAAGGTGGTCGAACGACATGGGAATCAATCTAGTCAAGATTATCCTGGGGTGGAAGTCGTGCGCGATAGCACGACACTCTTGCATGATGAAGAAATAACTCTGGTCGTGATTACGACTCCAAATATCTCCCATTTCGATCTAGCACGCCAGTCTTTACTAGCAAATAAACACGTCGTAGTTGAAAAGCCTTTTACTGTTAACTCAAACCAAGCACAGCAATTAATAGATTTGGCGCGTCAGCAAAACAAGTTCATTAGCGTGCATCACAACCGGAGGTGGGATGGTGATTTTCTCACAGTGAAGCGGTTGTTAGATAGTCAGCTTTTAGGACGCTTAGTCGAATATGAGTCTCATTACGATCGCTTCAGAAATTACGTGAAGCCGAATGCCTGGAGGGAAGACGAAGGGAATGGGAGTGGAGTTCTGTTCGATCTCGGCTCGCACTTAATAGACCAGGCGCAGGTTCTATTTGGCTTACCACAAGCGATCGCGTCGGACATCAGAATCCAAAGAGATTTTGGCAAGGCAGACGATAATTTTGAGCTAATACTGGATTACGACAACTTGAAAGTGACTTTGAAGGCGAGTATGCTAGTCAAGGAGCAATGTTCGCGTTTCATTTTACATGGTACGGAAGGTTCTTTTATTAAATATGGCTACGATCCGCAAGAAGAAGCTTTGAAGCAAGGACTTACACCCGCCGAACCAAACTGGGGAGAAGAGCCTAGAGAGAAGTGGGGGACTTTGAGGACACAAATTAGCGGGCTACAAGTGGAGGGGCAGATTGAAACGCTTGCAGGTTGCTATCAAGCTTACTATCAGAATATAGCTGATACAATTGGCGATCGGGCAGAGCTAAGTGTTAAGCCTGAAGAAGCGAGAAATACAATTCGCATTATCGAATTGGCAATGCAAAGCAACAAAGAAAAATGCACAGTTCCCTTCTCTTTGTGA
- a CDS encoding transposase gives MATVPTQLSQGRVVIVQADTEFGTVEFLKAVRKQSWRAVVGMRCNRKMQDGRHLKQLYRHANRGQQVYLAGDTQPLTVSWFWLKRAEGKRELRFVVSTHPYSGIYLVRLGRKRSCIEGFFKTSKHRFGLHRFGQTTKLGVYRWLIKSANCLSIGALD, from the coding sequence TTGGCAACGGTTCCAACCCAGTTGAGTCAGGGCAGGGTGGTCATTGTACAGGCAGATACGGAGTTTGGCACCGTAGAGTTTCTCAAAGCAGTGCGAAAGCAGTCGTGGCGAGCAGTCGTGGGGATGCGCTGCAATCGCAAAATGCAGGACGGTCGTCATCTAAAGCAACTGTATCGCCATGCCAACCGTGGACAACAGGTGTATTTAGCGGGAGACACACAGCCACTGACGGTGTCCTGGTTCTGGCTCAAACGAGCCGAAGGCAAGCGAGAACTGCGCTTTGTCGTTTCTACCCATCCTTACTCTGGCATTTATCTGGTGCGGCTAGGACGTAAGCGCTCTTGCATTGAGGGCTTTTTCAAAACGAGCAAACATCGTTTTGGGCTGCATCGCTTTGGGCAAACTACGAAACTTGGTGTCTATCGCTGGCTCATCAAGAGCGCTAATTGCCTATCTATTGGCGCATTGGATTGA
- a CDS encoding hybrid sensor histidine kinase/response regulator — protein sequence MKSWNQHLTAKVASSFLVLSLVAVGVVGSVAFFSAREALKQAAFNRLSVAATLKEEEIGRWFEDQQRDFLLVTQHPELQRNIKILLSGNADPNYLTADKILSNYLISVTQTKPALREIFILDRSNQIVLSTNKQREGNYEILANVTYFERVEAKDTFDPIFYVSPVTGKPSVTLATPLRDAAGVRQGIILAHLNLDRIDRIVRERTGLGNSGETYLVGSLVTKNAFISKADKTEAREFPEGISSQGIDAAMSGISGSGLYRNYAKLPVIGVYRWLNEQDLALLVEMQQEEAFAPARQLAGTIVLVGLASVGCLSIGVYWLTRQLKISREQLENYSHKLEQKAQEAEAANLAKSEFLANMSHELRTPLNAILGFTQLMSRDCSLNAAQLENLDTINRSGEHLLTLINDVLSMAKIEAGRTILNENSFDLYELLDSLEEMLQLKAEAKGLQLIFERTPEVPQCVRADESKLRQVLINLLGNAIKFTQAGGAILRVRTKQDKQEVSQLQPTTCTLHFEVEDTGPGITPSEIERLFKPFVQTEAGRKSHEGTGLGLTISQQFVRLMGGEIAVSTTLGHGTIFSFEIPVSPAAVVEVQPRQHYRRVIGLAPDQPKYRILVVEDKWENRQLLVKMLESVGFEVREAENGEEGVAIWETWQPQLIWMDMRMPVMDGYEATRQIKAHLKGHATIIIALTASAFDEERAVVLSAGCNDFVRKPLREEVIWEKMMQYLGVRYIYEDTQQAAIPSQPEEKEPYALTAQSLRVMPLEWVAQLHQAALRTDEKLIFDLLEQIPPDYAPMATALADLVNNFRIDKIIDLTQLDSA from the coding sequence ATGAAGTCTTGGAATCAACACCTGACTGCTAAAGTCGCCAGTTCCTTCTTAGTTCTATCCCTGGTAGCTGTTGGCGTGGTGGGAAGCGTTGCTTTTTTCAGTGCTAGAGAGGCTCTCAAGCAGGCTGCTTTCAATCGCCTCAGCGTTGCTGCTACCCTGAAAGAAGAAGAAATTGGGCGTTGGTTTGAAGACCAGCAACGAGATTTTCTCCTCGTAACTCAGCATCCAGAACTACAAAGGAATATCAAGATATTACTAAGTGGCAATGCCGATCCGAATTATCTTACCGCTGACAAAATTCTCTCCAATTATCTCATCAGTGTCACCCAAACCAAGCCAGCCTTAAGAGAAATTTTCATCCTCGATCGCAGCAATCAAATCGTTCTATCAACCAACAAGCAGCGCGAAGGTAACTACGAAATTCTAGCTAACGTTACCTATTTTGAACGAGTTGAGGCAAAAGATACCTTTGACCCAATTTTCTACGTTTCACCCGTCACGGGTAAGCCGTCAGTTACCTTAGCAACACCCCTACGCGATGCAGCGGGCGTGCGCCAAGGTATCATTTTAGCTCACCTCAATTTAGACCGCATTGATCGGATCGTCCGAGAACGCACGGGCTTGGGTAATAGTGGCGAGACATACTTAGTCGGCTCTTTGGTAACAAAAAACGCTTTTATCTCCAAAGCAGATAAAACTGAAGCACGGGAATTTCCTGAAGGAATTAGCAGCCAAGGCATTGATGCGGCAATGAGTGGTATCAGCGGCTCTGGACTGTATCGAAACTATGCCAAACTACCTGTAATTGGTGTCTATCGCTGGCTGAACGAGCAAGATCTGGCTTTGTTAGTGGAGATGCAGCAGGAAGAAGCATTTGCCCCTGCTCGCCAACTGGCAGGAACAATCGTACTCGTAGGACTAGCATCGGTGGGTTGTCTATCAATTGGAGTGTATTGGCTAACGCGACAGTTAAAAATCTCTCGCGAGCAGTTAGAGAATTACAGCCATAAATTGGAACAAAAAGCACAAGAAGCTGAAGCTGCCAACCTTGCCAAAAGCGAATTTTTGGCTAACATGAGCCACGAACTGCGGACTCCACTCAACGCCATTCTTGGTTTCACCCAACTGATGAGCCGCGATTGCTCGCTCAATGCGGCACAGCTAGAAAATTTGGACACGATTAATCGCAGCGGCGAGCATTTGTTGACTTTAATTAATGATGTCCTGTCAATGGCTAAAATTGAGGCGGGGCGCACAATCCTCAATGAAAATAGCTTCGATCTCTACGAATTACTAGATTCCCTTGAAGAGATGTTACAGCTCAAAGCAGAAGCCAAGGGCTTACAACTGATCTTTGAACGCACCCCTGAAGTTCCCCAATGCGTCCGCGCAGACGAGAGTAAATTGCGCCAAGTCTTGATTAATCTCCTGGGTAACGCCATTAAATTTACTCAAGCAGGCGGAGCAATCTTGCGCGTGAGAACGAAGCAGGACAAGCAGGAAGTATCCCAGCTGCAACCTACTACCTGTACCCTACATTTTGAAGTCGAAGATACGGGTCCTGGCATTACACCATCAGAGATCGAAAGATTGTTTAAACCCTTTGTCCAAACGGAAGCAGGTCGAAAATCCCATGAAGGAACTGGTCTGGGTTTAACTATTAGCCAACAGTTCGTGCGCTTAATGGGAGGAGAGATCGCGGTTAGCACGACCTTGGGTCATGGAACGATTTTTAGTTTCGAGATTCCAGTTAGCCCCGCAGCAGTGGTGGAAGTGCAGCCTCGACAGCACTATCGGCGAGTCATTGGACTCGCGCCCGACCAACCGAAGTATCGTATCTTGGTAGTTGAAGATAAATGGGAAAACCGCCAACTTCTAGTCAAGATGCTGGAATCAGTTGGCTTTGAGGTGCGCGAAGCCGAAAATGGTGAAGAAGGAGTGGCGATTTGGGAAACCTGGCAACCGCAATTAATCTGGATGGATATGCGAATGCCAGTGATGGATGGCTATGAAGCGACTAGACAGATTAAAGCCCATCTAAAAGGTCATGCGACGATTATCATCGCTCTAACAGCTAGTGCCTTTGACGAGGAACGCGCTGTAGTTTTATCTGCTGGGTGTAATGATTTTGTCCGCAAGCCCTTGCGGGAAGAAGTTATCTGGGAAAAAATGATGCAGTATTTAGGGGTGCGTTATATCTATGAAGACACCCAGCAGGCAGCCATTCCCAGCCAGCCAGAAGAGAAAGAACCCTATGCGCTGACAGCCCAAAGCTTGAGAGTCATGCCTCTTGAGTGGGTGGCACAGCTACACCAAGCAGCACTGCGGACTGATGAGAAGCTGATTTTCGATCTTCTAGAACAAATTCCACCGGATTATGCTCCTATGGCAACTGCTCTAGCCGATTTAGTAAATAACTTTCGTATTGATAAGATTATCGATCTAACGCAACTAGATTCAGCATGA
- a CDS encoding cation-transporting P-type ATPase, with translation MTTTATGSQLERQYHGLSVGEVANSLNANPERGLTAAEVKQRLNQYGENELKAKPGKPAWLRFLLQFNQPLLYILLIAGIIKAFLGSWTNALVIWGVTVINAIIGFVQESKAEGAIAALAQAVTTEATVLRDGQKIRIPSKEIVPGDIVMLTSGDKVPADLRLVNSRNLQVDESALTGESVPVEKSTAPLQPDTPLAERLNMAYAGSFVTFGQGSGIVVATAGNTEVGRISQTIEQRTNLSTPLTRKFDKFSRTLLYVILGLAALTLAVGLGQGQTFAGMFEAAVALAVSAIPEGLPAVVTVTLAIGVNRMARRHAIIRKLPAVETLGGATVICSDKTGTLTENQMTVQAIYAGGDRFTVSGTGYSPEGEIRELGENQSLPVALQECLIAGLLCNDSRLEEKNDRWVVVGDPTEGALIAVAKKAGISQSELVESIPRLDAIPFESQFQYMATLHEVGSRESVGAGLETRPYRSGEESKVIYVKGSVEAILSRTRQMLDKNGNPIAINRAEVEQQVELMAKQGLRVLAFAKKAVGDNQNSVDHDDIETDLVFIGLQGMIDPPRAEAIAAVRNCQSAGIDVKMITGDHITTARAIAERMGLQKDGKVEAFEGQQLAQMDDRQLAQAVEDGVVFARVAPAQKLRLVEALQSKGEIVAMTGDGVNDAPALRQADIGVAMGGAGTDVAREAADMLLTDDNFASIEAAVEEGRTVYQNLRKAIAFILPVNGGESMTILISALLARDLPILSLQVLWLNMVNSVAMTVPLAFEPKSEGVMHSSPRNPREPLISGKLLQRILAISVFNWILIFGFFEGVRQNTGDVTLARTMAIQALVAARIVYLLSISHLGKAIALRIRGRRVSIGETKAIGLGILAAVVLQIVFSQWSVMNNLFATAPLNLQQWLICLLPALPMIPLAILVNSDLAAFSISKNG, from the coding sequence ATGACAACCACTGCAACAGGTAGCCAATTAGAGCGTCAATACCACGGACTTTCAGTTGGGGAAGTAGCTAACTCACTTAATGCCAATCCCGAAAGGGGTTTAACAGCAGCAGAAGTTAAGCAAAGGTTGAACCAATATGGTGAGAACGAACTCAAGGCGAAACCAGGTAAACCCGCATGGTTGCGGTTTTTATTGCAATTCAATCAGCCTTTACTTTATATCTTGCTAATCGCAGGGATAATTAAAGCCTTTTTGGGTTCTTGGACAAATGCGCTCGTGATTTGGGGTGTAACGGTAATTAACGCGATTATCGGTTTCGTACAAGAATCAAAAGCAGAAGGCGCGATCGCAGCTTTAGCGCAAGCCGTCACTACAGAAGCAACTGTATTGCGCGACGGACAAAAGATCCGCATTCCCTCAAAAGAGATCGTACCTGGCGATATCGTCATGCTGACTTCTGGCGATAAAGTGCCAGCCGATCTGCGCTTGGTAAATAGCCGGAACTTGCAAGTAGACGAATCAGCTCTCACTGGCGAATCTGTTCCAGTGGAAAAGTCAACCGCTCCACTTCAGCCTGATACTCCTTTAGCAGAACGGCTTAACATGGCATATGCAGGTAGCTTTGTTACCTTCGGGCAGGGAAGCGGTATTGTCGTAGCAACAGCAGGCAATACGGAGGTAGGGCGCATTTCCCAAACCATCGAGCAACGGACTAACTTAAGTACACCTCTAACTCGTAAGTTTGACAAATTTAGCCGCACATTACTCTACGTCATTTTAGGTCTGGCAGCACTCACATTAGCAGTAGGGTTGGGTCAAGGGCAGACCTTTGCAGGAATGTTTGAAGCGGCTGTCGCTTTGGCAGTCAGTGCCATTCCTGAAGGACTACCAGCAGTGGTAACGGTGACGCTAGCAATTGGAGTTAACCGCATGGCACGCCGTCACGCCATTATCCGCAAATTACCTGCGGTAGAAACTTTAGGCGGCGCGACAGTCATTTGCTCTGATAAAACAGGGACGCTGACAGAAAACCAAATGACAGTGCAAGCGATTTATGCTGGAGGCGATCGCTTTACTGTTAGCGGTACGGGTTACAGTCCCGAAGGGGAGATAAGAGAGCTTGGGGAAAACCAAAGCCTACCTGTAGCTCTGCAAGAATGTTTAATCGCTGGGCTATTGTGTAATGACTCGCGGTTGGAAGAAAAAAACGATCGCTGGGTAGTAGTGGGAGATCCGACAGAAGGAGCTTTGATTGCAGTTGCCAAGAAAGCAGGGATAAGTCAGTCCGAATTAGTAGAGTCAATTCCCAGGCTGGATGCAATTCCCTTTGAATCTCAGTTTCAGTACATGGCGACGTTGCATGAAGTCGGGAGTCGGGAGTCAGTAGGAGCAGGTTTAGAAACCCGCCCGTACAGGAGTGGAGAAGAATCTAAAGTTATTTATGTTAAAGGTTCGGTGGAGGCAATTTTGAGCCGTACGCGGCAAATGCTGGATAAAAACGGCAACCCAATTGCTATCAACCGCGCCGAAGTCGAACAGCAGGTTGAGTTAATGGCAAAGCAGGGATTGCGAGTGCTGGCTTTTGCTAAAAAAGCAGTTGGGGATAACCAGAATTCTGTAGACCATGATGATATCGAAACCGATCTGGTTTTTATCGGCTTGCAGGGAATGATCGATCCGCCACGCGCTGAAGCGATCGCCGCAGTGCGTAACTGTCAATCGGCAGGAATTGACGTGAAGATGATTACTGGCGACCACATTACCACAGCTAGGGCGATCGCCGAACGGATGGGTTTGCAAAAAGATGGCAAGGTGGAGGCATTTGAAGGGCAGCAACTCGCCCAAATGGACGATCGCCAATTAGCCCAAGCGGTAGAAGATGGTGTAGTTTTTGCCAGAGTTGCCCCAGCTCAAAAATTGCGGTTGGTAGAAGCTTTACAGTCCAAAGGTGAAATTGTTGCCATGACGGGAGACGGGGTGAATGATGCCCCAGCACTCAGACAAGCCGATATTGGCGTAGCGATGGGCGGTGCGGGAACAGATGTTGCCAGGGAAGCCGCCGATATGCTGCTGACGGATGATAACTTTGCTTCGATTGAAGCCGCAGTAGAGGAAGGACGGACGGTATATCAAAACTTACGTAAGGCGATCGCGTTTATCTTACCCGTCAATGGTGGCGAGTCAATGACAATTTTAATTAGTGCTTTACTTGCCAGAGATCTACCAATTCTGTCTTTACAAGTTTTGTGGTTAAATATGGTCAACTCAGTGGCGATGACAGTACCGCTTGCATTTGAACCGAAGTCTGAGGGGGTAATGCACTCATCCCCGCGCAACCCAAGAGAACCGTTAATCTCAGGAAAACTGTTACAGCGGATTCTGGCAATTTCCGTTTTTAACTGGATTCTGATTTTTGGTTTTTTCGAGGGGGTACGTCAAAATACGGGAGATGTCACCTTGGCGCGAACGATGGCAATTCAAGCTTTGGTTGCAGCTAGGATCGTGTATTTATTGAGTATCAGCCATTTAGGGAAAGCGATCGCGCTGAGAATCCGTGGTAGAAGAGTTTCAATTGGTGAGACAAAGGCAATTGGGCTGGGTATTCTTGCCGCAGTTGTATTACAAATTGTCTTCAGTCAATGGAGCGTCATGAATAACTTATTTGCGACCGCACCATTGAATCTACAGCAGTGGTTAATTTGTTTGTTGCCTGCTTTACCGATGATTCCATTGGCTATTTTGGTTAACTCAGATCTTGCAGCATTCTCGATAAGCAAGAATGGGTAA
- a CDS encoding aldo/keto reductase — protein sequence MSAVPNITLNDGKTIPQLGFGVFQIEPQDTVKAVSKALEIGYRHIDTAQMYGNEKQVGEAIRASGLDRSNIFVTSKLNNGFHQPDDARKAFNTTLLELGFDYVDLFLIHWPLPTLYGGDFVSTWKTLEEFHRDGRARSIGVSNFQIDHLERLAAQTEIVPAVNQIEVHPYFTNQAVRSYGQEHQIATEAWSPLAQGKVLEDPTIEQLAHKVNKTPAQVVLRWHIQRGDIVFPKSVTPSRMKENFELFDFELSSTDIGTISALDRGESGRIGPNPDSFAYIPS from the coding sequence ATGAGTGCAGTTCCCAACATCACCCTCAACGACGGCAAGACCATTCCACAGCTCGGATTTGGAGTCTTCCAGATCGAGCCGCAGGATACCGTCAAGGCAGTCAGCAAGGCGCTGGAAATCGGCTATCGGCATATCGATACTGCACAGATGTACGGCAACGAGAAGCAGGTGGGTGAGGCTATCCGCGCCTCTGGTCTAGATCGCAGCAACATTTTTGTCACCAGCAAGCTCAATAACGGGTTCCATCAGCCTGATGACGCTCGTAAGGCATTCAACACTACGCTTTTAGAACTCGGCTTCGACTACGTGGATCTGTTCCTGATCCACTGGCCTTTGCCGACGCTCTACGGCGGCGACTTCGTTTCGACCTGGAAGACACTGGAAGAATTTCATCGTGACGGTCGCGCCCGCTCCATCGGAGTGTCGAACTTCCAGATCGACCACCTGGAACGGTTGGCAGCCCAAACCGAAATAGTTCCGGCAGTCAACCAAATCGAGGTACACCCCTACTTCACCAATCAGGCAGTACGCAGCTACGGTCAGGAACATCAGATCGCTACCGAGGCGTGGTCGCCACTAGCGCAGGGCAAGGTGCTTGAAGACCCCACCATCGAGCAGCTTGCCCACAAGGTAAACAAGACTCCGGCACAAGTCGTGTTGCGGTGGCACATCCAACGCGGTGACATCGTGTTTCCCAAGTCGGTGACACCATCGCGCATGAAGGAGAACTTTGAACTGTTTGACTTTGAACTGAGTTCCACCGACATTGGCACAATCTCCGCACTCGATCGCGGCGAGTCCGGTCGCATTGGTCCAAACCCAGACAGTTTCGCCTACATTCCTAGCTGA
- a CDS encoding mechanosensitive ion channel family protein has translation MDIQAAITAAWNKIGGLIDGAIVMLPNIVLAIVVFIIFFFAARWLKVIVKRLTRRHRQARNLGMVLGRLAQGAVILLGLFVALSIIVPTFRAGDLVQLLGISGVAIGFAFRDILQNFLSGILILLTEPFKIEDQIVFKDFEGTVENIETRATTIRTYDGRRIVIPNSELFTNSVTVNTAFDARRIEYDVGIGYGDDVNQAKQLMLEAIYSVDDVLRDPAADVLVLELAESSVNIRARWWIKPPRRIDDLNSRDKVISALKQKLYVENGIDLPYPTRQILFHDQTEETDGDRTRQREGWPAGNKEVPKPRSISGSLKRIAQIQASKNGNSSNQNLSVDDGK, from the coding sequence ATGGATATTCAAGCAGCAATAACAGCAGCATGGAATAAGATTGGGGGGCTGATAGACGGCGCGATCGTCATGCTGCCAAACATTGTCTTGGCGATCGTTGTTTTTATTATATTTTTCTTCGCCGCTCGCTGGTTGAAGGTAATAGTCAAACGCCTCACTCGCAGGCATCGGCAAGCACGAAATTTAGGCATGGTGCTGGGGCGATTGGCTCAGGGAGCCGTCATTCTCCTGGGCTTATTTGTGGCGCTATCAATTATTGTTCCAACATTTAGAGCCGGAGATTTAGTACAGCTACTCGGGATTAGTGGTGTGGCAATTGGTTTTGCCTTCCGCGACATTCTGCAAAACTTCCTATCTGGAATTCTGATTTTATTGACTGAACCCTTCAAAATCGAAGATCAAATCGTTTTCAAAGACTTTGAAGGAACAGTAGAAAACATCGAGACACGCGCTACAACAATTAGAACTTACGACGGTCGCCGAATTGTCATTCCTAACTCCGAATTATTTACAAATTCGGTGACTGTTAACACTGCTTTTGATGCTCGTCGGATCGAATACGATGTCGGCATTGGCTACGGTGACGATGTTAACCAAGCAAAGCAATTGATGCTAGAAGCAATCTATAGCGTGGATGACGTTTTGCGAGATCCGGCTGCCGATGTCTTGGTACTAGAACTAGCTGAAAGTAGCGTTAACATCCGCGCTCGTTGGTGGATTAAACCGCCAAGACGGATAGACGATCTCAATTCGCGAGACAAAGTAATTTCTGCGCTCAAGCAAAAGCTCTACGTGGAAAATGGCATCGACTTGCCTTATCCGACACGCCAAATCCTATTTCACGACCAAACCGAAGAGACAGATGGCGATCGCACTCGTCAGCGTGAAGGGTGGCCCGCTGGCAACAAAGAAGTCCCCAAACCGCGCAGTATCAGCGGTTCTCTCAAACGAATCGCCCAAATCCAAGCGTCAAAAAACGGTAATAGCAGCAACCAAAATCTCAGTGTGGACGATGGCAAATGA
- a CDS encoding DUF4242 domain-containing protein — protein sequence MSLAIVETFADSPLTPESPTDTDLRVLACLAERNVTWRYSLLSRDRLRAICTFDAPDIESVRESYRKGGGIFSRIWAGELIQPQDIQPRRNPSMLKVIESTYPPFEQEEWNEVSSRTLSCYAHRGIEWVRSYLSLDRTRVICELNAPDTQSIREAQHRAGVSFDRVWSATIVKP from the coding sequence ATGTCGCTTGCGATCGTGGAAACCTTTGCAGATTCCCCTCTCACCCCAGAATCACCGACTGATACCGATCTTCGAGTCTTGGCTTGCTTGGCAGAACGCAATGTGACGTGGCGTTATTCACTACTGTCGCGCGATCGCCTGCGAGCGATCTGTACTTTTGATGCCCCCGATATAGAATCTGTCCGAGAATCCTATCGCAAAGGTGGCGGCATATTTAGTCGGATCTGGGCTGGGGAATTGATTCAGCCACAGGACATTCAACCACGGCGCAATCCATCAATGCTCAAGGTGATTGAAAGCACCTATCCCCCGTTCGAGCAGGAGGAGTGGAACGAAGTCAGTAGTAGAACCTTAAGCTGTTACGCCCACCGAGGAATTGAGTGGGTGCGATCTTACCTGTCGCTCGATCGCACCCGCGTTATTTGTGAATTGAACGCACCTGATACCCAGTCCATTCGGGAAGCTCAGCACCGAGCTGGAGTTTCTTTCGACCGCGTTTGGTCGGCAACGATCGTCAAACCGTAA
- a CDS encoding Mo-dependent nitrogenase C-terminal domain-containing protein, translating to MSGFTITLTHFKFNLLRAPCQWLDSIEIHNSNLARLLCMTIPARCPFEREIKLCDRTIFRIPPLCKLNPFYEQIIGLRFKCLSYLADKCGEDVAVYC from the coding sequence ATGTCTGGCTTTACTATCACCTTAACTCATTTCAAATTTAATCTATTGCGAGCGCCATGCCAATGGCTTGACTCTATTGAAATTCATAACTCCAATCTAGCTCGATTGCTGTGCATGACGATCCCTGCTCGTTGTCCCTTTGAGCGAGAAATCAAACTTTGCGATCGCACTATTTTCCGAATTCCGCCTCTATGCAAATTGAACCCTTTCTACGAACAAATAATTGGTCTGCGCTTCAAGTGCTTGTCCTATTTGGCAGATAAATGTGGTGAAGATGTAGCCGTTTATTGTTAG